The following coding sequences are from one Clarias gariepinus isolate MV-2021 ecotype Netherlands chromosome 19, CGAR_prim_01v2, whole genome shotgun sequence window:
- the ankhd1 gene encoding ankyrin repeat and KH domain-containing protein 1 isoform X1, translating to MQDAVAGTAMLTDGFEDEIDSVTPRSPELRMGVGATPGAGLGGLGLGVGGKKVRLFGEPGGPAADRLDFKLTAAAVLSSGPGSGSDEDEVSEVESFILDQEDLDNPVLKTASELLLSSAADGADLRTVDPETQARLEALLEAAGIGKLSTADGKAFADPEVLRRLTSSVSCALDEAAAALTRMRAENTLNASQADNLVIFSRSLPEACSDGDVNAVKKLLDEGHSVNEHTEEGESLLCLACSAGYYELAQVLLAMHANVEDRGIKGDITPLMAAASGGYVDIVKLLLVHGADVNAQSSSGNTALTYACAGGFLDVVKVLLKEGANIEDHNENGHTPLMEAASAGHVEVARVLLEYGAGINTHSNEFKESALTLACYKGHLDMVRFLLEAGADQEHKTDEMHTALMEACMDGHVEVARLLLDSGAQVNMPADSFESPLTLAACGGHVELAALLIERGANLEEVNDEGYTPLMEAAREGHEEMVALLLAQGANINAQTEETQETALTLACCGGFLEVADFLIKAGADIELGCSTPLMEAAQEGHLELVKYLLAAGANVHATTATGDTALTYACENGHTDVADVLLQTGADLEHESEGGRTPLMKAARAGHLCTVQFLISKGANVNRATANNDHTVVSLACAGGHLAVVELLLAHGADPTHRLKDGSTMLIEAAKGGHTNVVSYLLDYPNNILSVPAPDLSQLTPPSHETSQAPRVPFQALAMVVPPQEPDSVPSTIATPPPVTNKGMSKQRLSSLQSNAVATGGLDADLLPPFHPYQPLECIVEETEGKLNELGQRISAIEKAQLQSLELIQGEPLTKDKIEELKKSREEQVQKKKKILKELQKVERQLQLKTQQQFTKEYMEGKMKEEPGQAAGVEAPGTPLPPQATQLGSSPGCTDDNDIEGHQPLPADEDDDEEGEEEEDDDDDDDDEEDGDYAELPQVDTILYQKGGGQPAPPLPPQPHSLQGPPPPPLQSSFVPIQPMSAQQSTDFGSAEYPGSSSPDLHRVMLGQQLSGLGPGLLAQAPDGLMVATPAQTLTDTLDDIMAAVSSRVPMINTTTSPIPQPTTQTPMNTVSPPSMLPLYPSVDIDAHTESNHDTALTLACAGGHEELVSVLIARGANIEHRDKKGFTPLILAATAGHVGVVEILLDKGGDIEAQSERTKDTPLSLACSGGRQEVVELLLLRGANKEHRNVSDYTPLSLAASGGYVNIIKILLNAGAEINSRTGSKLGISPLMLAAMNGHVPAVKLLLDMGSDINAQIETNRNTALTLACFQGRAEVVSLLLDRKANVEHRAKTGLTPLMEAASGGYAEVGRVLLDKGADVNAPPVPSSRDTALTIAADKGHYKFCELLINRGAHIDVRNKKGNTPLWLAANGGHFDVVQLLVQAGADVDAADNRKITPLMAAFRKGHVKVVQYLVKEVNQFPSDIECMRYIATIADKELLKKCHQCMETIVKAKDQQAAEANKNASILLKELDLEKSREESKKQALAAKREKRKEKRKKKKEEQKKKLEEEEAKVKDTFSETQDQKEDSAEEPEVPIEPPSATTTTTIGISATSTTFTNAFSKKRANVVTTPSTNRKNKKNKTKDSPSEPIILQDPQVALAQQKADKNKIHGEPRGGGAPGGTSDSDNLDSTDCNSESSNGSKSQDLADLSSSFTSFSSSAPAVSSQPLPMTEKKPGLSHPTSREEKVTVSISKPQQKSHDIISDLTPSSLPSSFKTISLPVTSPNSKMNLTSPKRGQKREEGWKEVVRRSKKLSVPASVVSRIMGRGGCNITAIQDVTGAHIDVDKQKDKNGERMITIRGGTESTRHAVQLINALIQDPAKELEDLIPRNHIRQPGTNTKIGSTYTTSTGATSTTAASSKGLSSVVPSSSVSFQSSSNSTTQQAGKMGKNMAPGVRPPFVSLPPLAYAHPQLALLAAQTMHQIRHPRLPMAQFGGTFPPSPNTWGPFPVRPVSPGSANSSPKHSGNAALRPSSSAPAPAEHPAPVSNANVAPGSTASPPSTVPSKTPTPTSVRKQLFSAEPKPTAAPAVATTASSTPTSQVPPAPISCAPTTPTTPPPMPAPIAPPTQHTQALKTETAPAGTPAKEKSVADLAVPVSSAPCEGSSPSTPLHFPASPSAQPALPVQPEGRQQLPFPLTSSTEPSSSSSVQPGVSLSVSRPVPPNTISSTVANTSSTLPHYATPAASGVSTRLQPPTYYPMGPGAPLQEQQSVFVPQGATQEPLKQQQQSAQPSLATANMPPPSLQISSTMGMINGSQVHLHSGKAQLPSNFGHAAIFNHFSSIFDSNQVGNNQVWGACHLPTRTPPEQPFSAPPAFMGGMGQMESSMPPPDGSKAPGYRCTSQRVVSSPIGESARATLRVQYHSIHPMDPSGNSISSSTALTSFATSMSASPVFLQGPAPVGTPSFSRQHFSPHPWSASTSCESPVPSVSSGASSPLCTSTVTPALIQAKPSSSSQQDRKVPPPIGTERLARIRQTGSVSHTMLPTSYTPPVGQGGIWSFGVGSASEAMSGWSQPMMGGPVMHQQLQEQSAFSQHQAMERDDTGIVAPSNTFHQPMPTNFMDFPKGLPMSMYGGTMIPPHPQMAEAPGGPMYNGLHTTDPAWNPILKVVPSSAENSDPQQVWPGTWAPHVGNVHLNHIN from the exons GTGGAGTCCTTCATCTTAGACCAGGAAGACCTGGATAACCCAGTCCTAAAGACGGCGTCGGAGCTGCTCCTATCCAGTGCAGCCGACGGAGCTGACCTCAGAACAGTAGATCCAGAGACACAAGCACGGCTTGAGGCGTTACTAGAGGCGGCag GCATTGGTAAACTGTCCACTGCCGATGGCAAAGCCTTCGCAGATCCCGAGGTGCTACGACGTCTGACGTCATCAGTGAGCTGCGCGCTGGACGAAGCCGCCGCTGCCCTCACACGCATGAGGGCCGAAAACACACTCAACGCCAGTCAGGCGGACAA TCTGGTTATTTTTAGCCGTAGCCTGCCTGAGGCCTGCTCCGACGGAGACGTGAACGCAGTAAAGAAGCTGCTGGACGAAGGCCACAGCGTCAACGAGCACACAGAAGAAGGAGAGAGCCTGCTCTGTCTGGCCTGCTCCGCCGGATACTATGAGCTCGCACAG GTCTTACTGGCCATGCACGCAAATGTAGAGGACCGAGGCATCAAGGGCGACATCACGCCTCTCATGGCTGCTGCTAGTGGTGGTTACGTAGACATCGTCAAACTGCTCCTAGTGCACGGAGCGGACGTCAATGCACAGTCCTCTTCAG GTAACACGGCACTGACGTACGCTTGTGCTGGCGGTTTCCTGGACGTGGTCAAAGTTCTGCTGAAAGAGGGAGCTAACATCGAGGACCACAACGAGAACGGCCACACTCCCCTGATGGAGGCAGCAAGCGCGGGGCACGTGGAGGTGGCACGTGTGCTCCTGGAGTACGGAGCAGGGATCAACACACACTCCAACGAGTTCAAGGAAAGCGCTCTGACACTAGCCTGCTATAAAG GGCATTTGGACATGGTGCGGTTTCTCTTGGAGGCAGGAGCTGACCAGGAACACAAGACGGACGAGATGCACACGGCACTCATGGAAGCCTGCATG GACGGGCACGTAGAGGTGGCGCGGTTGCTGTTGGACAGTGGTGCGCAGGTGAACATGCCGGCGGATTCGTTCGAGTCGCCACTCACACTGGCGGCCTGCGGAGGGCACGTGGAACTGGCAGCACTGCTGATAGAGAGGGGGGCCAACCTGGAGGAGGTCAACGATGAGGGATACACTCCTCTCATGGAGGCTGCACGCGAGGGTCATGAAGAAATGGTGGCTCTGCTTCTGGCACAAG GTGCAAACATCAACGCTCAGACAGAGGAGACGCAGGAGACGGCGCTGACTCTGGCCTGCTGCGGGGGCTTCTTGGAGGTGGCTGACTTCCTCATCAAGGCCGGAGCAGATATCGAGCTCGGATGCTCCACTCCTCTCATGGAGGCTGCGCAAGAGGGACATCTGGAGCTGGTCAAGTACCTGCTGGCTGCTG GAGCCAACGTCCACGCCACGACAGCAACGGGGGACACAGCACTAACGTACGCCTGCGAAAACGGACACACGGACGTGGCCGATGTGCTGCTTCAAACTGGGGCTGACCTG gaaCATGAGTCAGAAGGTGGAAGAACTCCTCTGATGAAAGCAGCCAGAGCAGGACATCTGTGCACTGTGCAGTTTCTAATCAGTAAAG GTGCTAACGTGAACAGAGCCACAGCCAATAATGATCACACAGTGGTGTCTCTCGCCTGCGCTGGAGGTCACCTGGCTGTGGTTGAGCTGCTGCTGGCTCATGGTGCAGACCCTACTCACAGACTGAAG GACGGCTCAACGATGCTGATCGAAGCTGCTAAGGGTGGTCACACTAATGTGGTCTCCTACCTGCTAGACTACCCAAACAACATTTTGTCAGTCCCTGCACCAGATCTGTCTCAACTCACTCCCCCTTCCCATGAAACGTCTCAG GCTCCTCGCGTCCCATTCCAAGCTCTGGCCATGGTGGTACCCCCTCAGGAGCCAGACAGCGTGCCCTCCACCATTGCCACACCCCCACCCGTCACAAACAAAG GAATGTCCAAACAAAGGTTGAGCAGCCTGCAGAGCAACGCTGTGGCCACAGGGGGCCTGGATGCCGACCTTCTCCCTCCATTCCACCCGTACCAGCCACTCGAGTGCATCGTTGAGGAGACGGAAGGCAAGCTCAATGAGCTGGGCCAGCGCATTAGCGCTATCGAGAAGGCCCAACTGCAGTCGCTAGAGCTGATCCAGGGCGAGCCGCTCACCAAAGACAAGATCGAGGAGCTGAAGAAGAGCCGTGAGGAGCAggtgcagaaaaagaaaaaaatcctgaaagagCTGCAGAAGGTGGAGCGGCAGCTGCAGCTCAAGACACAGCAGCAGTTCACCAAAGAGTACATGGAGGGAAAGATGAAGGAGGAGCCGGGTCAGGCGGCAGGGGTGGAGGCGCCCGGCACGCCCCTGCCACCACAGGCCACGCAGCTGGGCTCCAGTCCAGGGTGCACGGACGACAACGACATTGAGGGTCACCAGCCGCTCCCTGCTGATGAGGACGACGATGAGGAgggtgaagaagaagaagacgacgATGACGACGATGACGATGAGGAAGACGGCGATTACGCAGAGCTCCCACAGGTCGATACCATCCTGTACCAAAAGGGAGGAGGACAACCGGCGCCACCTCTTCCTCCTCAACCCCACAGCCTACAGGGCCCTCCACCTCCCCCGCTACAGTCCAGCTTCGTCCCCATTCAGCCTATGAGTGCACAGCAGTCCACAGACTTCGGCAGCGCGGAGTACCCAGGCAGCAGCAGCCCCGACCTGCATAGAGTTATGTTGGGCCAGCAGCTATCTGGACTCGGGCCTGGTCTCCTCGCACAGGCACCGGATGGCCTCATGGTGGCCACACCTGCACAGACGCTTACAGACACGCTGGACGACATCATGGCAG CGGTGAGCAGCAGAGTGCCTATGATAAACACTACAACCTCACCCATACCTCAGCCCACAACACAGACGCCCATGAACACTGTCTCCCCACCCTCCATGCTCCCACTCTATCCATCTGTTGACATCGATGCACAT ACGGAGAGCAATCATGACACGGCTCTGACTCTGGCCTGTGCGGGCGGCCATGAAGAGCTTGTGTCGGTGCTTATCGCGCGTGGTGCGAACATTGAGCACCGGGACAAAAAGG GGTTCACTCCTTTGATCCTGGCTGCCACAGCGGGTCATGTTGGCGTTGTTGAGATTCTTTTGGACAAAGGCGGGGACATCGAGGCTCAGTCTGAAAGGACCAAAGACACCCCTCTCTCCTTGGCATGCTCAGGCGGCAGGCAAGAG GTGGTGGAATTATTGCTTCTCCGTGGTGCTAACAAGGAGCATCGAAACGTGTCCGACTACACCCCGCTTAGCCTGGCAGCCTCAGGAGGATACGTAAATATAATCAAGATTCTCCTCAACGCTGGAGCTGAGATCAACTCTAG gaCGGGCAGCAAGCTGGGCATCTCTCCTTTAATGTTGGCAGCCATGAATGGCCATGTACCTGCAGTGAAGCTGCTACTGGACATGGGCTCCGATATCAATGCTCAGATCGAAACCAATCGCAACACCGCGCTGACGCTGGCCTGCTTCCAGGGTAGAGCTGAGGTAGTCAGTCTGCTGCTAGACCGCAAGGCCAACGTCGAGCATCGGGCTAAG ACGGGGCTCACCCCTCTCATGGAAGCTGCATCTGGTGGTTATGCCGAGGTGGGCCGTGTGCTGCTGGATAAAGGTGCTGATGTGAATGCCCCTCCCGTCCCCTCTTCACGTGACACTGCACTTACTATCGCTGCAGACAAGGGCCACTACAAGTTCTGTGAGCTTCTAATTAACAG AGGGGCTCACATTGACGTGCGCAATAAGAAGGGGAACACGCCTCTGTGGCTGGCTGCAAATGGGGGACATTTCGATGTAGTGCAGCTGCTAGTACAGGCAGGAGCTGATGTGGATGCAGCAGACAACCGCAAGATCACACCTCTTATGGCGGCATTCCGTAAA gggcATGTGAAAGTGGTCCAGTATTTGGTAAAGGAGGTGAATCAGTTCCCCTCTGACATCGAGTGCATGAGATACATCGCCACTATTGCAGATAAG GAGCTTCTGAAGAAGTGTCATCAGTGCATGGAAACCATTGTGAAAGCCAAAGACCAGCAGGCTGCTGAGGCTAACAAGAATGCCAGTATTCTCCTCAAGGAACTTGATCTTGAGAAG TCTCGTGAGGAAAGCAAAAAACAAGCTCTGGCAGCAAAAAGAGAGAAGCGCAAAGAGAAAcgcaagaagaagaaggaggaacAGAAGAAAAAGCTTGAGGAAGAGGAGGCAAAAGTGAAGGATACATTTTCTGAGACACAAGACCAGAAGGAGGACTCTGCTGAAG AGCCAGAGGTTCCCATTGAGCCCCCAAGcgccactaccaccaccaccattgGCATCTCTGCCACCTCCACCACCTTCACCAATGCCTTTAGCAAAAAGCGCGCCAACGTGGTCACTACGCCGAGTACCAAccgaaagaataaaaagaacaaGACCAAGGACTCACCCAGCGAGCCTATCATCCTACAGGACCCTCAGGTGGCACTAGCGCAACAAAAGGCAGATAAAAACAAGATCCATGGTGAACCACGAGGCGGCGGGGCACCTGGGGGCACCAGTGATTCGGACAACCTGGACAGCACAGACTGCAACAGTGAAAGCAGCAACGGCAGTAAAAGCCAGGACCTGGCGGACCTGTCGTCTTCATTCACTTCGTTCTCCTCCTCCGCTCCAGCAGTGTCCAGTCAGCCTCTACCTATGACTGAGAAGAAACCGGGCCTGTCGCACCCTACTTCTCGGGAAGAGAAGGTCACAGTGTCTATTTCCAAACCACAACAGAA ATCTCATGATATTATTAGTGACTTGACCCCCAGTTCCCTGCCCTCATCTTTCAAGACCATTTCACTGCCAGTCACCTCACCTAACAGCAAGATGAACCTCACCAGCCCTAAAAGGGGCCAAAAGAGAGAGGAGGGATGGAAAGAAGTTGTACGAAG GTCAAAGAAACTTTCTGTCCCAGCCTCTGTGGTGTCTCGGATTATGGGCAGAGGTGGCTGCAATATCACAGCCATTCAAGATGTGACGGGTGCGCACATAGATGTtgacaaacaaaaagacaaaaacggCGAGAGAATGATCACCATCAG AGGTGGCACGGAGTCCACGCGACATGCCGTTCAGTTGATCAATGCGCTTATCCAGGACCCCGCCAAAGAGCTAGAGGACCTGATACCTCGCAACCACATTCGTCAGCCTGGCACTAACACCAAAATTGGCTCTACTTACACCACCTCCACAGGGGCCACCAGCACCACTGCGGCCAGTTCGAAAGGCCTATCGTCAGTCGTGCCCTCCTCCAGCGTGTCCTTCCAGTCCTCCTCCAACTCGACCACTCAGCAGGCTGGCAAAATGGGCAAAAACATGGCACCAGGTGTTAGACCTCCATTTGTCTCTCTACCACCGCTGGCCTACGCGCACCCCCAGCTGGCTTTGCTGGCAGCGCAGACCATGCACCAGATCCGTCACCCACGCCTGCCAATGGCACAGTTCGGTGGCACGTTCCCTCCCTCGCCCAACACGTGGGGGCCGTTCCCCGTGCGCCCTGTAAGCCCTGGCAGCGCTAACAGCTCTCCCAAACACAGTGGCAATGCGGCCCTACGTCCTTCCAGCTCCGCCCCTGCTCCAGCCGAGCACCCTGCTCCGGTGTCAAATGCTAACGTTGCCCCTGGTTCCACTGCCTCTCCCCCCAGCACGGTCCCCTCCAAAACACCTACACCAACCTCAGTAAGGAAGCAGCTCTTCTCCGCCGAGCCCAAGCCTACAGCAGCACCTGCTGTCGCCACCACTGCAAGCAGCACCCCTACTTCGCAGGTCCCTCCTGCTCCCATCAGCTGTGCTCCCACCACTCCGACGACTCCTCCCCCAATGCCGGCCCCTATTGCCCCACCTACACAGCATACTCAAGCCCTGAAGACGGAAACCGCTCCCGCTGGTACGCCTGCTAAAGAGAAATCGGTGGCTGATCTGGCTGTTCCTGTTTCTAGCGCCCCATGTGAGGGCTCCAGCCCCTCAACCCCTCTGCACTTCCCTGCATCTCCTTCTGCACAGCCTGCACTGCCTGTCCAGCCCGAGGGCAGACAGCAGCTGCCCTTCCCCCTTACCTCCAGCACAGAACCGAGTTCCTCTTCTAGTGTCCAACCgggtgtgtctctgtctgtctctcgtcCTGTACCGCCCAACACGATCAGCAGCACGGTTGCAAACACCAGCAGCACCTTACCTCACTACGCCACACCTGCTGCATCTGGGGTCTCGACTCGCTTACAACCCCCAACGTACTACCCCATGGGACCCGGAGCCCCTTTGCAGGAGCAGCAGTCTGTTTTCGTGCCCCAGGGTGCAACACAGGAGCCCCTTAAACAGCAACAGCAGTCTGCCCAGCCTAGCTTAGCCACGGCTAACATGCCACCCCCTTCACTTCAGATATCCTCTACTATGGGCATGATAAATGGATCACAGGTGCACCTTCACAGCGGCAAAGCGCAGCTGCCATCCAACTTCGGTCATGCGGCTATATTCAATCACTTTTCAAGTATCTTCGACAGCAACCAGGTGGGCAACAACCAGGTGTGGGGGGCCTGTCACCTTCCTACTCGCACTCCACCAGAGCAGCCCTTCAGTGCCCCACCTGCATTCATGGGAGGGATGGGGCAGATGGAGAGCAGTATGCCCCCTCCTGATGGCTCCAAGGCCCCAGGATATCGCTGCACCTCCCAGCGAGTCGTCTCTAGCCCCATTGGTGAGTCCGCTAGGGCTACGTTGCGTGTTCAGTATCACa GCATTCACCCCATGGACCCCTCAGGCAATTCGATCTCTTCTTCCACCGCGCTCACCAGCTTTGCCACGAGCATGTCGGCCAGCCCCGTTTTCCTGCAGGGCCCAGCTCCTGTCGGGACGCCCTCTTTCAGCCGCCAGCACTTTTCCCCTCATCCTTGGAGCGCCTCCACGTCCT GTGAGTCTCCAGTGCCCTCAGTGTCATCTGGAGCATCTTCTCCATTGTGCACGTCCACCGTGACACCCGCACTGATCCAAGCCAAGCCTAGCAGTTCCAGTCAGCAGGACCGCAAAGTGCCCCCGCCCATCGGGACAGAGCGCCTGGCTCGGATCCGACAGACCGGCTCAGTCAGTCACACCATGCTGCCCACCAGTTACACGCCACCAGTCGGACAGGGTGGCATCTGGTCTTTCGGAGTGGGCAGTGCCTCCG AAGCAATGTCAGGCTGGTCTCAGCCTATGATGGGAGGACCCGTGATGCACCAGCAGCTGCAGGAGCAGTCGGCGTTCTCCCAGCACCAGGCTATGGAGCGAGATGACACTGGCATCGTTGCTCCATCTAACACCTTTCACCAGCCCATGCCCACTAACTTCATGGATTTTCCAAAG GGGTTGCCAATGTCGATGTATGGAGGAACGATGATCCCTCCTCACCCACAAATGGCCGAGGCTCCTGGAGGCCCCATGTATAATGGGCTCCACACAACTGACCCAGCCTGGAACCCCATCTTAAAAGTCGTCCCCAGCTCAGCTGAAAATTCAGACCCACAGCAG GTGTGGCCTGGGACTTGGGCCCCGCATGTGGGAAATGTGCATCTGAATCACATCAACTAA